From one Mytilus trossulus isolate FHL-02 chromosome 10, PNRI_Mtr1.1.1.hap1, whole genome shotgun sequence genomic stretch:
- the LOC134688316 gene encoding 8-oxo-dGDP phosphatase NUDT18-like, with the protein MEIEDDVRKLLAGEVLPLSDVDTGLDKSKFKPVTKNNMGFIVSAVIVNEASQVLMIQEAKYSCHGTWYLPAGRVEKKESLVEAAKREVKEEAGLEIEAVTLLSVEFGSGSWMRFNFAGNITGGEIKTLDLQDKESLQAEWIDRKHLKDGSLKIRAKDIFPLIEIGYSYYGKPPRSRHLNCLPTQVPHTKAIHRPVIVCVLQERELYLLVNTKTKPHIPSCYIGCADSSSRTSVYSILKEADVDGVQGGYIEVCGLLSVEYNGEPDAKVNGICLTSIVTMTSSAVPKIANDNYTWHHITSSLKDELLQKIKDERFVKFIDLY; encoded by the exons atGGAAATTGAAGACGATGTGAGGAAGCTTTTGGCTGGAGAGGTTTTACCTCTATCAGATGTTGACACAGGGCTTGATAAATCAA AGTTCAAGCCAGTAACAAAGAACAATATGGGGTTTATTGTATCAGCAGTTATTGTTAATGAAGCAAGTCAAGTATTAATGATTCAGGAAGCCAAGTACTCCTGCCATGGAACCTGGTATCTTCCTGCTGGTCGAGTGGAGAAAAAAGAATCTTTAGTg GAAGCTGCAAAGAGAGAAGTGAAAGAGGAAGCTGGGTTAGAAATTGAAGCAGTTACTCTGTTGTCTGTAGAATTTGGATCAGGCTCGTGGATGAGATTTAATTTTGCTGGAAATATAActg gtggagaaataaaaacattagaTTTGCAAGACAAAGAATCATTACAGGCAGAATGGATAGacagaaaacatttaaaagatgGCTCACTTAAAATAAG agcAAAAGACATCTTTCCACTGATAGAAATAGGCTACTCCTATTATGGAAAACCACCAAGAAGTAgacatttgaattgtttacccACTCAAGTACCTCATACGAAAGCTATACACAGACCTGTGATCGTGTGTGTTTTACAGGAACGAGAGCTCTATCTTCTAGTAAATACCAAGACTAAACCACATATACCCTCATGTTACATAGGTTGTGCAGATTCCTCATCTAGAACATCagtatattcaattttaaag GAAGCAGATGTAGATGGCGTACAGGGTGGATATATAGAAGTTTGTGGACTTTTATCTGTGGAATATAATGGTGAACCAGACGCAAAGGTCAATGGTATTTGTCTGACCTCTATTGTTACCATGACGAGTTCTGCAGTACCAAAGATAGCCAATGACAATTACACATGGCACCATATTACTTCATCATTGAAAGAcgaattattacaaaaaatcaaagatgAACGTTTTGTGaagtttatagatttatattga